A part of Streptomyces sp. NBC_01235 genomic DNA contains:
- a CDS encoding DUF6355 family natural product biosynthesis protein produces the protein MRVRRTVLSTLGSVALVLTSLGAVTAATAGPAAANPCGFYETGSDAFYNHCTSDGSHVVIKVEVALAPDYERCVGPGTTWLGSAAKIQGAHYAGRTC, from the coding sequence GTGCGTGTTCGTCGTACGGTGCTCAGCACCCTCGGTTCCGTCGCTCTCGTGCTCACCTCTCTGGGGGCGGTGACCGCCGCAACCGCGGGCCCTGCGGCCGCGAACCCCTGTGGTTTCTACGAGACCGGTTCCGACGCGTTCTACAACCACTGCACGTCCGACGGCTCACACGTGGTCATCAAGGTCGAGGTAGCCCTGGCGCCCGACTACGAGCGGTGCGTCGGGCCGGGCACGACCTGGCTGGGCTCCGCCGCCAAGATCCAGGGCGCCCACTACGCCGGCCGCACCTGCTGA
- the dacB gene encoding D-alanyl-D-alanine carboxypeptidase/D-alanyl-D-alanine endopeptidase: protein MNDITAESPANSFVPGGRRRHRKAKQSGTGVRRAIVLALAVPVTSAALAGPSAFAAEKGIGATAKDTAPGQDLDADDQQMVTNLDTRVLDRRLGADVSGVVLDAESDNTLWDHNGATALMPASNVKLATSTAALTVLGPDHRFTTKVVYGSGTLTLVGGGDRTLTTADLAELANTAVAGLKAAGLTSVKVAVDDSLFPEPTLANGWNTGYYPDSVAPVRALVVDGHGVQDTSLDAGQVFAQQLTTAGVTVDGTVTRAAANKSDVPVARHMSAPLSDIVHTMLKTSDNNIAETLLRMTALGAGRPATFEDGTEVVRQVLSLRYGVSLDHFEMHDGSGLSRADRIPAATLAEILELLTEPRYAHTLGSVLDGLPVSGEAGGTLGPEWGRFDDVNSTCAVGKVHAKTGTLTGAIALSGLTQGKDGKWKVFSFVENGSTANPNDIKDAMDGLAATVNGCWA, encoded by the coding sequence ATGAACGACATAACGGCGGAATCTCCCGCGAACTCTTTTGTCCCGGGCGGCCGCCGTCGGCACCGCAAGGCCAAGCAGAGCGGTACCGGTGTCCGGCGGGCGATCGTGCTCGCGCTGGCCGTACCCGTCACGTCCGCCGCTCTGGCCGGCCCCTCGGCGTTCGCCGCCGAGAAGGGCATCGGCGCGACGGCCAAGGACACCGCACCGGGCCAGGACCTCGACGCGGACGACCAGCAGATGGTCACGAATCTGGACACCCGGGTGCTCGACCGGCGCCTGGGTGCCGACGTCAGCGGTGTGGTCCTCGACGCCGAGTCGGACAACACGCTGTGGGACCACAACGGGGCGACGGCGCTGATGCCGGCGTCCAACGTCAAGCTCGCCACGTCGACCGCGGCCCTCACGGTGCTCGGCCCCGACCACCGGTTCACCACGAAGGTCGTCTATGGCAGCGGCACCCTCACCCTCGTCGGGGGCGGTGACCGTACGTTGACCACCGCCGACCTCGCCGAGCTGGCGAACACCGCGGTCGCGGGGCTCAAGGCCGCGGGCCTGACGTCGGTGAAGGTCGCCGTGGACGACAGCCTCTTCCCCGAACCGACCCTGGCCAACGGCTGGAACACCGGCTACTACCCCGACTCGGTCGCCCCGGTGCGGGCGCTGGTCGTCGACGGGCACGGTGTGCAGGACACGTCCCTCGACGCCGGGCAGGTCTTCGCCCAGCAGCTCACCACGGCCGGCGTCACGGTCGACGGCACCGTCACCCGCGCCGCGGCGAACAAGAGCGACGTGCCGGTCGCCCGGCACATGTCGGCGCCGCTGTCGGACATCGTCCACACGATGCTCAAGACCAGCGACAACAACATCGCCGAGACCCTGCTGCGGATGACCGCCCTCGGCGCGGGCCGCCCGGCCACCTTCGAGGACGGCACGGAGGTCGTGCGGCAGGTGCTGAGCCTGCGGTACGGGGTGTCGCTCGACCACTTCGAGATGCACGACGGCAGCGGCCTGTCGCGGGCCGACCGCATCCCGGCCGCCACCCTCGCGGAGATCCTCGAACTGCTGACGGAACCCCGCTACGCCCACACCCTCGGCTCGGTCCTCGACGGCCTGCCCGTCTCCGGTGAGGCCGGCGGCACCCTCGGCCCGGAGTGGGGCCGCTTCGACGACGTGAACTCCACGTGCGCGGTCGGCAAGGTGCACGCGAAGACCGGCACCCTCACCGGCGCCATCGCCCTGAGCGGCCTGACGCAGGGCAAGGACGGCAAGTGGAAGGTCTTCTCCTTCGTCGAGAACGGCTCCACGGCCAACCCGAACGACATCAAGGACGCCATGGACGGCCTCGCCGCGACCGTCAACGGCTGCTGGGCGTAG
- a CDS encoding response regulator transcription factor: MASVLIVNDQSLQRLGLRMLLAAEPDLTVVGDTASGAEAVRMSVELRPDIVLMGGHRPESDDIETIRRIARPSHLTPVRGPAEPGGHQPRVLVLTSTHEEAYAYAALRAGAGGFLLEDATSDELTAAIRVVAAGDAVITPELTRALIDTVRQERAPRPRERAIGLDTFTEREHDVLVAVASGWSNAEIGARLSIAPTTVKSHVSHILAKIGAHARVQAVAFAYEYGLVHPAA; the protein is encoded by the coding sequence ATGGCCTCCGTACTCATCGTGAACGACCAGTCCCTCCAACGCCTCGGCCTGCGCATGCTGCTGGCCGCCGAGCCCGACCTGACCGTCGTGGGCGACACGGCGAGCGGCGCCGAAGCGGTCCGTATGAGCGTCGAGCTCCGACCTGACATCGTCCTGATGGGCGGCCACCGTCCCGAGTCCGACGACATCGAGACCATCCGCCGCATCGCACGCCCCTCGCACCTCACGCCGGTCCGCGGCCCCGCGGAGCCGGGTGGGCATCAGCCGCGGGTGCTGGTCCTGACCTCCACCCACGAGGAGGCGTATGCCTACGCCGCGCTGCGCGCGGGCGCCGGCGGATTCCTCCTCGAGGACGCCACCTCCGACGAACTGACCGCTGCGATACGCGTCGTGGCCGCCGGCGACGCCGTCATCACCCCCGAACTGACCCGCGCCCTCATCGACACCGTCCGCCAGGAGCGCGCGCCGCGGCCCCGCGAACGGGCGATCGGGCTCGACACCTTCACCGAGCGCGAACACGATGTCCTCGTCGCCGTCGCCTCCGGCTGGTCCAACGCGGAGATCGGCGCACGGCTGTCCATCGCCCCGACCACCGTCAAGTCGCACGTCAGCCACATCCTCGCCAAGATCGGCGCCCACGCCCGCGTCCAGGCAGTCGCCTTCGCATACGAGTACGGCCTGGTGCACCCGGCGGCC